The following are from one region of the Aspergillus chevalieri M1 DNA, chromosome 1, nearly complete sequence genome:
- a CDS encoding BTB/POZ domain-containing protein (COG:S;~EggNog:ENOG410PT2C;~InterPro:IPR000210,IPR011333;~PFAM:PF00651;~go_function: GO:0005515 - protein binding [Evidence IEA]) gives MESSNISLVMKDILRTGKYSDFTIKCEGHQFKVHQVIVCSQSPFFDAAVCGGFQEASDKIVDLPDDDFHTIRRLISYLYLQDFDQDGSGSSYQVLNETGIVDHAIREGSPMEINITETPETKAPSAAGTDEVPYNNLHVYVAADKFGIDSLKNLARDRLASWLQRNWDKEEFPQVVRSVFQSLPPHESQLPDIITHLISEKAEDLLKQESVLDLLQEFGGLAIAVLKEVVGYFQSSEAERKRLVALCVENTFGNSLTYKLNGISRCRHCQAAFNLRVERETIGFGTVRCGICRTRH, from the exons ATGGAGTCGTCAAATATTTCTCTGGTAATGAAAGACATTTTGCGGACTGGGAAATACTCTGATTTTACCATAAAGTGCGAGGGCCACCAGTTCAAAGTGCACCAGGTCATCGTTTGTTCTCAGTCTCCCTTTTTTGATGCAGCTGTTTGTGGAGGCTTTCAG GAAGCTTCTGATAAAATTGTTGACCTCCCTGACGATGATTTCCATACAATCAGGCGCTTGATATCATACCTGTACCTCCAGGACTTTGACCAAGATGGGAGCGGCTCATCCTACCAAGTGCTCAACGAAACTGGCATAGTTGACCATGCGATCAGAGAAGGGTCGCCTATGGAAATCAATATAACTGAAACGCCAGAGACAAAGGCTCCTTCGGCTGCCGGGACTGATGAAGTCCCATACAATAATCTTCACGTATATGTGGCTGCGGACAAGTTCGGTATTGATTCTTTGAAGAATCTGGCAAGAGATCGCTTGGCCAGCTGGTTACAACGCAACTGGGACAAAGAAGAATTCCCTCAGGTTGTGAGAAGTGTCTTCCAGTCTCTGCCTCCACATGAATCGCAACTTCCCGATATTATCACCCATTTGATATCTGAAAAGGCCGAAGATTTACTCAAGCAGGAATCGGTGTTGGATCTTTTGCAAGAATTCGGGGGGCTTGCTATCGCAGTGTTAAAAGAGGTTGTTGGATACTTTCAAAGTTCTGAGGCAGAGCGTAAACGGTTGGTCGCGCTCTGTGTGGAAAACACATTCGGGAATAGCTTGACGTACAAACTCAATGGGATCTCGAGGTGCAGACATTGTCAGGCGGCATTCAATCTTCGGGTAGAAAGAGAGACAATAGGCTTCGGGACGGTCCGATGCGGGATTTGTCGAACTCGTCATTAG